A single region of the Streptomyces sp. NBC_01262 genome encodes:
- the atpB gene encoding F0F1 ATP synthase subunit A has translation MVSDVTTLAFESNCHIFDGCGFPAPGLHSFLFEPIFGDGDSNVYFNKTMLLALLGSVIIVGFFWAAFARPKVVPGKLQLVAETGYDFVRRGIVYETIGKKEGEKYVPLIVSLFFFVWMMNLWSIIPVAQFPVTAIIAYPAVLAGIVYILWVSLTFKRHGFVGAFKNFTGYDKSLGPVLPLAMFIEFFSNLVVRPFTHAVRLFANMFAGHTLLLLFTIASWYLLNSIGIAYAGVSFIMVIVMTAFELFIQALQAYVFVLLTCTFIQGALAEHH, from the coding sequence ATGGTGAGTGATGTAACGACGCTCGCCTTCGAGTCGAACTGTCACATCTTCGACGGGTGCGGCTTCCCGGCCCCCGGCCTGCACTCCTTCCTGTTCGAGCCGATCTTCGGCGACGGGGACAGCAACGTCTACTTCAACAAGACGATGCTGCTGGCGCTGCTCGGCAGCGTCATCATCGTCGGCTTCTTCTGGGCTGCGTTCGCGAGGCCGAAGGTCGTCCCCGGCAAGCTCCAGTTGGTCGCCGAGACGGGCTACGACTTCGTACGCCGCGGGATCGTGTACGAGACGATCGGCAAGAAGGAGGGCGAGAAGTACGTTCCGCTCATCGTCTCGCTGTTCTTCTTCGTCTGGATGATGAACCTCTGGTCGATCATTCCGGTCGCCCAGTTCCCGGTCACCGCGATCATCGCGTACCCGGCCGTCCTCGCGGGCATCGTCTACATCCTCTGGGTGTCGCTGACCTTCAAGAGGCACGGCTTCGTCGGCGCGTTCAAGAACTTCACCGGCTACGACAAGTCGCTCGGCCCGGTTCTCCCGCTGGCGATGTTCATCGAGTTCTTCTCGAACCTGGTCGTCCGGCCGTTCACCCACGCCGTCCGGCTCTTCGCGAACATGTTCGCGGGTCACACCCTGCTGCTGCTCTTCACGATCGCCAGCTGGTACCTGCTGAACAGCATCGGGATCGCCTACGCGGGCGTCTCGTTCATCATGGTCATCGTCATGACGGCCTTCGAGCTCTTCATCCAGGCGCTGCAGGCGTACGTCTTCGTACTCCTGACCTGCACCTTCATCCAGGGCGCGCTCGCCGAGCACCACTGA
- a CDS encoding MraY family glycosyltransferase, which yields MREYLLTLCVAAAVTYLLTGPVRKFAIAAGAMPEIRERDVHREPTPRLGGIAMFGGLCAGLLVASHLENLRSVFELSNEPRALLSGAGLIWLLGVLDDKWGVDALIKLGVQMVAAGVMVFQGLTILYLPVPGVGTVSLSQAQSTLLTVALVVITINAVNFVDGLDGLASGMVCIAAIAFFMYAYRMWYGYGIDQAAPATLFSAVLIGMCLGFLPHNIHPARIFMGDSGSMLIGLVLASAAISITGQVDPDAITDVTGSARATTHFMVPVYMPLLLPLSIIAIPAADLVLAIVRRTWNGQSPFSADRGHLHHRLLDIGHSHSRAVLIMYFWAALISFGAVAFSVNSSSLWIVLAVIALSAAGLVALLFPRFRPRAPRWAESFVPPRYRRARREAQAAAIALVESGQAPGVNGATAVGERALLPGRTATDRQPVDSRR from the coding sequence GTGCGTGAGTACCTCCTGACCCTTTGCGTGGCCGCCGCCGTCACCTACCTGCTGACCGGACCGGTGCGGAAGTTCGCCATAGCGGCCGGCGCCATGCCGGAGATCCGCGAGCGCGACGTCCACCGAGAACCCACCCCGCGCCTCGGCGGCATCGCCATGTTCGGCGGCCTGTGCGCGGGACTGCTGGTGGCGTCGCACCTGGAGAACCTGCGGAGCGTCTTCGAGCTGTCCAACGAGCCGCGCGCGCTGCTGTCCGGCGCCGGGCTGATCTGGCTGCTCGGCGTACTGGACGACAAGTGGGGCGTGGACGCGCTGATCAAGCTGGGCGTGCAGATGGTCGCCGCCGGCGTGATGGTCTTTCAGGGCCTGACGATCCTCTACCTGCCGGTGCCCGGCGTCGGCACGGTCTCGCTGTCCCAGGCGCAGAGCACGCTGCTCACCGTCGCGCTGGTGGTCATCACCATCAACGCCGTCAACTTCGTGGACGGGCTGGACGGTCTGGCCTCCGGCATGGTCTGCATCGCGGCCATCGCGTTCTTCATGTACGCCTACCGCATGTGGTACGGCTACGGCATCGACCAGGCCGCCCCGGCCACCCTGTTCAGCGCCGTCCTCATCGGCATGTGCCTGGGCTTCCTGCCGCACAACATCCACCCCGCCCGGATCTTCATGGGCGACTCCGGCTCGATGCTGATCGGCCTGGTCCTGGCCTCGGCCGCGATCTCCATCACCGGCCAGGTCGACCCCGACGCCATCACCGACGTCACCGGATCGGCCCGGGCCACCACGCACTTCATGGTGCCGGTCTACATGCCGCTGCTGCTCCCGCTGAGCATCATCGCCATCCCGGCCGCCGACCTGGTGCTGGCCATCGTGCGCCGTACGTGGAACGGCCAGTCGCCCTTCTCCGCAGACCGCGGCCACCTGCACCACCGGCTGCTCGACATCGGCCACTCGCACAGCCGGGCCGTGCTCATCATGTATTTCTGGGCCGCCCTGATCTCCTTCGGCGCGGTCGCCTTCTCGGTCAACTCCTCCAGCCTGTGGATCGTCCTGGCCGTCATCGCGCTCAGCGCCGCCGGCCTGGTCGCCCTGCTCTTCCCCCGCTTCCGCCCCCGCGCCCCGCGCTGGGCCGAGTCCTTCGTTCCGCCCCGCTACCGCCGTGCGCGCCGTGAGGCGCAGGCCGCCGCGATCGCCCTGGTCGAGTCGGGCCAGGCGCCGGGCGTCAACGGTGCGACCGCCGTCGGCGAGCGGGCGCTGCTGCCGGGGCGGACGGCGACGGACCGGCAGCCGGTGGACAGCCGGCGCTGA
- the glyA gene encoding serine hydroxymethyltransferase, with protein MPTRETEAHTAWAAGTGMAQLRAQDPELADVILGEVQRQTNCLQLIAGENFTSPAVLAALGSPLANKYAEGYPGARHHAGCELVDLAERLAIERATRLFGAAHANVQPYSGSSAVLAAYAALLVPGDTVLAMALPHGGHLTHGSESNFSGRWFHIVGYGVSRESDLIDYDAVRRLAHQHRPKAIVCGSIAYPRHIDYAVFREIADDVGAYLIVDAAHTLGLVAGGAAPNPVPYADVVCATTHKTLRGPRGGLILCGADLAQRIDRAVFPFSQGGPHMHAIAAKAAALGEAASPDFAAYAHQVTSNAAALADALAGQGLRISTGGTDTHLITADVSPLGATGAQARGRCAASGIVLDKYALPYDTQPCSTGSGIRLGTAAVTTQGMGAREMPQVAELIARAVREERGIAQRVAELVEGFPPYPEAVQP; from the coding sequence ATGCCGACCAGGGAAACCGAAGCGCACACCGCCTGGGCCGCGGGCACCGGCATGGCGCAGCTCAGGGCGCAGGATCCGGAGCTGGCCGACGTGATCCTCGGCGAGGTGCAGCGGCAGACCAACTGCCTGCAGCTCATCGCGGGCGAGAACTTCACGTCCCCCGCCGTGCTGGCCGCGCTGGGCTCACCGCTGGCGAACAAGTACGCCGAGGGCTACCCGGGCGCCCGCCACCACGCCGGCTGCGAGCTCGTCGACCTGGCAGAACGGCTCGCCATCGAGCGGGCCACACGCCTCTTCGGAGCCGCACACGCGAACGTTCAGCCGTACTCCGGCTCCTCGGCCGTCCTGGCGGCCTACGCGGCCCTTCTCGTGCCCGGTGACACGGTCCTGGCGATGGCGCTGCCGCACGGCGGGCACCTCACGCACGGCTCGGAGTCGAATTTCTCCGGCCGCTGGTTCCACATCGTCGGATACGGGGTCTCGCGCGAGAGCGACCTCATCGACTACGACGCCGTCCGCAGGCTCGCCCACCAGCACCGCCCCAAGGCGATCGTGTGCGGCTCGATCGCATACCCCCGGCACATCGACTACGCCGTCTTCCGCGAGATCGCCGACGACGTCGGCGCGTACCTCATCGTGGACGCCGCCCACACCCTCGGCCTGGTGGCCGGCGGGGCGGCGCCCAACCCGGTGCCGTACGCGGACGTGGTGTGCGCGACCACGCACAAGACGCTGCGCGGACCGCGCGGGGGCCTGATCCTGTGCGGGGCGGACCTCGCGCAGCGCATCGACCGCGCGGTGTTCCCGTTCTCGCAGGGCGGCCCGCACATGCACGCCATCGCGGCCAAGGCGGCGGCCCTCGGGGAAGCGGCGAGCCCGGACTTCGCGGCGTACGCGCACCAGGTGACGTCGAACGCCGCCGCGCTCGCGGACGCGCTGGCCGGGCAGGGCCTGCGCATCTCGACCGGCGGTACGGACACCCACCTGATCACCGCCGACGTGTCCCCGCTCGGCGCGACCGGCGCGCAGGCCAGGGGCCGCTGCGCGGCGTCCGGCATCGTGCTCGACAAGTACGCCCTCCCGTACGACACGCAGCCCTGCTCGACCGGCTCCGGCATCCGCCTGGGCACGGCGGCGGTGACCACGCAGGGCATGGGCGCCCGGGAGATGCCGCAGGTCGCGGAGCTGATCGCACGGGCGGTACGGGAGGAGCGCGGCATCGCCCAGCGGGTGGCGGAACTGGTCGAGGGATTCCCGCCGTATCCGGAGGCCGTACAACCATAG
- a CDS encoding arsenate reductase/protein-tyrosine-phosphatase family protein, protein MIPGLPGQSDDVFRILHVCTGNVCRSPIAERLTRHELTRRLGDAAAGVLVESAGTWGHEGAPMEAHAATVLAEYAADPVGFRGRELLDEHVINADLVLTATRDHRAQVISMGHAAGLRTFTLKEFTRLVRAIDPATLPDDGGVTERARSLVRAAAALRGWLLAPTPDADEVYDPYGAPLTFFRSIGEEIHTALDPVVTALTGVPAPTA, encoded by the coding sequence TTGATACCTGGCCTGCCGGGCCAGAGCGATGACGTATTCCGCATCCTCCATGTCTGCACCGGCAACGTCTGCCGCTCGCCGATCGCCGAGCGGCTGACTCGTCATGAGCTCACCCGGCGGCTCGGCGACGCCGCCGCCGGGGTCCTCGTGGAGAGCGCCGGCACATGGGGCCACGAGGGCGCCCCCATGGAGGCGCACGCCGCGACCGTCCTGGCGGAGTACGCCGCCGACCCCGTCGGCTTCCGCGGGCGCGAGCTCCTCGACGAGCACGTCATCAACGCCGACCTGGTCCTCACCGCCACCCGCGACCACCGCGCCCAGGTCATCTCCATGGGTCACGCGGCCGGCCTGCGCACCTTCACCCTGAAGGAATTCACCCGCCTCGTCCGCGCGATAGACCCCGCCACGCTCCCCGACGACGGCGGCGTCACCGAGCGCGCCCGCTCCCTGGTGCGCGCCGCCGCCGCGCTGCGCGGCTGGCTGCTCGCCCCCACGCCCGACGCGGACGAGGTCTACGACCCGTACGGCGCGCCGCTCACGTTCTTCCGCTCGATCGGCGAGGAAATCCACACGGCCCTGGATCCGGTCGTCACGGCACTGACCGGCGTCCCGGCCCCCACCGCATAA